Proteins from a single region of Limibacter armeniacum:
- a CDS encoding SusC/RagA family TonB-linked outer membrane protein — protein sequence MKHIITKSTLMKYTFIICLAGLFSVVAPSLLYAQASITGTVNDTDTGEPLIGVNVLVKGTSTGTITDMDGRYKLLDVPEGGTLVFSYIGYKKKELMVGNQKVINVKLEADLEQLTEVVVVGYGVQEKKDITGAVGLVDGEAMDDRVKANMGSLLQGQAAGVQVVSTSGKPSAGLSVRIRGTNSLSASSEPLYVVDGVPVSDTRSINPSDIESISILKDASSAAIYGTQGANGVVLITTKRGQTGKPQFKFNAYTGFSSPWKKLKVLNAEQYRDLMEEMGKSTDWSKYQANTDWQDEVFQNGTSQNYQLSVAGKSEGTTYYISGGYTQQVGSIRSSEMERLNFKLNLDQEINNWIKVGTSLSYTDYSDVDVSDNQAVNQGGVILGMLTTPPNIGIYNENGSFTSNPFQNWENPISATDGSDRGYKNRNLIGNVYAELSLLQDLKFKSNMGVDLSSSMYDYFLDPYTTSYGRAMKGISRNNTNFNTYSIFDNTLTYSKSIGDHKVTALVGSIYQKYRWENNSIERRNFSSDNITTPGAGSEIITATAGKSEKSNASFIGRLNYDYNDKYLMTVNFRADGSSAFGPGKRWGYFPSLSVGWRLSEENFLKNNDLVSDLKLRAGWGIVGKDIDPYAYLGKIGGGANYPIGGQAMPGNYPSSIENRNLKWEETEQTNIGVDLAIFEGRVNITADAYYKKTSDLLLNAPIPTSTGFSSAIQNVGGLTNKGLEFQVSSINMDNEIRWETSFNISFNRNVVDYTQGGEFFKAEVPSRGYVTLTREGLPIDVFYGYVAGGVDPETGMVYYINKDGESTFTPDADDRQIIGNPNPDFIYSMTNNLSYKGISLSIMLQGSQGNDIFNATRIETEGMTDAKNQTHGVVNRWRQPGDVTDVPKAVWGSTDNSRISTRFVEDGSYLRVKAITLGYDLPATVASQLHLSGLRFYATGENLFTWTNYSGYDPEVNGIASGVDFGTYPQSRNLILGVNVSF from the coding sequence ATGAAGCATATAATTACCAAAAGCACTTTGATGAAATACACTTTCATCATCTGCCTAGCTGGCTTGTTCAGTGTAGTTGCTCCTTCCTTACTGTATGCGCAAGCATCAATAACAGGGACGGTGAATGATACTGATACGGGAGAGCCGTTGATCGGTGTAAATGTCTTGGTGAAAGGCACTTCAACCGGTACCATTACAGATATGGATGGTAGGTACAAGTTATTGGATGTTCCTGAAGGAGGAACATTGGTTTTCTCTTACATAGGCTACAAGAAGAAAGAATTGATGGTTGGTAACCAAAAGGTTATTAACGTAAAACTGGAAGCAGACCTTGAGCAACTGACGGAAGTCGTGGTTGTAGGTTATGGTGTACAGGAAAAGAAAGACATTACTGGGGCTGTGGGCTTAGTCGATGGTGAAGCCATGGACGACCGTGTGAAAGCTAATATGGGTTCCCTGCTTCAAGGGCAGGCAGCTGGTGTTCAGGTGGTGTCTACATCAGGTAAGCCTTCAGCTGGTTTGAGTGTTCGAATCCGTGGTACAAACTCATTATCTGCAAGCAGTGAGCCATTATATGTAGTGGATGGTGTTCCGGTTTCGGATACACGTTCTATTAACCCTTCTGATATTGAAAGCATCTCGATCCTGAAAGATGCATCTTCGGCAGCGATCTATGGTACACAAGGTGCCAACGGTGTCGTGCTGATCACTACTAAAAGAGGACAGACTGGTAAACCACAGTTTAAGTTCAATGCATATACAGGTTTCTCATCTCCTTGGAAAAAACTGAAAGTATTGAATGCTGAACAATACCGTGACCTGATGGAGGAAATGGGCAAGTCTACGGATTGGTCAAAATATCAAGCTAACACAGACTGGCAAGATGAGGTATTCCAAAACGGAACATCGCAGAATTACCAGTTGTCAGTAGCAGGTAAAAGTGAAGGTACTACTTATTATATCTCAGGTGGCTATACACAACAGGTTGGTTCAATCAGAAGCTCAGAGATGGAGCGCCTTAACTTCAAGTTGAACTTGGATCAGGAAATTAATAACTGGATAAAGGTAGGAACAAGCTTGAGCTATACGGATTATTCAGATGTTGATGTAAGCGATAACCAAGCTGTGAATCAAGGTGGTGTAATTCTAGGTATGCTTACTACACCTCCGAATATTGGGATTTACAACGAAAATGGCTCATTTACCAGCAATCCATTCCAGAACTGGGAAAACCCTATCTCAGCGACAGATGGTTCTGACAGAGGCTACAAAAACCGTAACCTGATTGGTAATGTGTATGCTGAGTTATCATTACTTCAAGACCTGAAGTTTAAGTCAAATATGGGCGTTGATTTGAGCTCATCAATGTATGATTACTTCCTTGATCCATATACTACTAGTTATGGACGTGCCATGAAGGGTATTTCACGAAACAATACTAACTTCAACACTTACTCGATTTTTGACAATACACTAACTTACTCAAAGAGTATCGGTGACCATAAGGTAACGGCATTGGTTGGTTCTATTTATCAGAAGTACAGATGGGAAAACAACTCAATTGAGCGTAGAAACTTCTCAAGTGACAATATCACAACTCCTGGTGCTGGTTCTGAAATCATTACTGCAACAGCTGGTAAAAGTGAAAAGTCGAATGCTTCCTTTATTGGTCGTTTGAACTATGATTACAATGATAAGTACCTGATGACTGTCAACTTCAGAGCGGATGGTTCAAGTGCATTTGGTCCTGGTAAAAGATGGGGATACTTCCCTTCGTTATCCGTAGGTTGGAGATTGTCTGAAGAAAACTTTCTGAAAAACAATGACCTTGTTTCTGACTTGAAGCTAAGAGCTGGTTGGGGTATTGTAGGTAAGGACATCGACCCGTATGCATATTTGGGTAAAATCGGTGGAGGAGCTAACTACCCAATCGGAGGACAGGCTATGCCTGGTAACTACCCTTCTTCTATCGAAAACCGCAACCTGAAGTGGGAAGAGACAGAGCAAACCAACATTGGTGTTGACTTGGCAATCTTCGAAGGAAGAGTGAATATCACTGCTGATGCTTATTACAAAAAGACATCTGACCTTCTACTGAATGCGCCAATCCCGACTTCTACAGGTTTCTCATCTGCCATTCAAAATGTTGGTGGCTTGACCAACAAAGGTCTTGAATTCCAAGTATCTTCTATCAATATGGATAATGAAATCCGTTGGGAAACAAGCTTCAATATCTCCTTTAACAGAAACGTAGTGGACTATACACAAGGAGGAGAGTTCTTTAAAGCAGAAGTACCAAGCAGGGGATATGTAACCTTGACTCGTGAAGGGTTACCAATTGATGTATTCTATGGTTATGTAGCAGGTGGTGTGGATCCAGAAACTGGTATGGTCTACTATATCAACAAAGATGGTGAAAGCACATTTACGCCAGATGCTGATGACCGTCAAATTATCGGAAACCCGAACCCTGACTTTATTTACAGCATGACCAACAACCTTTCATACAAAGGAATTAGTCTGTCAATTATGCTGCAAGGCTCGCAAGGTAATGACATCTTCAATGCTACACGTATTGAGACAGAAGGAATGACTGATGCGAAAAACCAGACACATGGTGTTGTTAACCGTTGGAGACAACCGGGAGATGTAACAGATGTACCTAAAGCTGTTTGGGGAAGTACTGACAACTCAAGAATCTCTACTCGCTTTGTGGAAGATGGTTCATACCTGAGAGTTAAGGCTATTACACTTGGCTATGACTTGCCAGCTACAGTGGCTAGCCAGCTTCACCTATCTGGTTTGAGATTCTATGCAACTGGTGAAAACCTATTCACTTGGACGAATTACTCGGGTTATGACCCAGAAGTAAATGGTATTGCTTCAGGTGTAGACTTTGGTACTTATCCTCAGTCTCGTAACCTCATCTTAGGTGTTAATGTGTCATTCTAA
- a CDS encoding RagB/SusD family nutrient uptake outer membrane protein: MNIKNFIYGVSILACAGLSSCEEQLDLMPISQETQDNAYTRGSQVEAALVGVYESFQSSDYYTWDNVLLQDVRSDNYYAGGDNAEIFAFDYLNITPTNSRIQNMWGNIYNAIAKANVVLERAPQVEDPLFSGERKAQVIGEAYFLRAYHYYNLVKMFGGVPLMLETVKSVEPEDIHVARSTEAEVYAQIIKDLEEALTRLPDTYGADASVNKARATKGAANALLCKVYAQKSSPDYDKVKQYADAVINSSAGYQLLGNYADLFDGNHYNNAESIMEVQFLGSNEGNWAPQMHLPPSVSGDTWRKFTTPSHDLINAYDALGDDVRKDATVLFESAPWVDEFWNNEINSEIPFAYKWKNASGWASADRQYIFRLGDIILMKAEALNELGNPAGAADLVDQIRDRVGLALVDAADRNDQAAMKKVILNERRLELAQEAQRWDDLIRNGVVLDVMNNLNEVDLRTGEKVNYNATEDDLLLPIPQQELDRNPALVQN, encoded by the coding sequence ATGAATATCAAGAATTTTATATACGGTGTCTCAATACTGGCATGTGCAGGATTGAGCTCATGTGAAGAACAATTGGACCTGATGCCAATCTCACAAGAGACACAGGACAATGCTTATACAAGAGGGTCACAAGTGGAAGCTGCCCTTGTAGGGGTATATGAGTCTTTTCAGTCTTCAGACTATTATACATGGGACAATGTATTGCTTCAGGATGTGCGTTCAGATAACTACTATGCAGGAGGTGATAATGCGGAGATTTTTGCCTTTGATTATCTGAATATTACACCAACCAACTCACGTATCCAAAATATGTGGGGTAACATATACAATGCTATAGCGAAAGCAAATGTAGTGTTGGAGAGAGCTCCACAGGTAGAAGACCCGCTTTTCTCAGGTGAACGTAAAGCACAAGTGATAGGCGAGGCTTACTTCTTGAGAGCTTACCATTACTACAATTTGGTGAAGATGTTTGGCGGTGTACCACTGATGCTGGAGACAGTTAAGTCTGTTGAGCCAGAAGATATCCATGTGGCTAGAAGCACAGAAGCAGAGGTATATGCACAAATCATTAAAGATTTGGAAGAAGCACTTACCAGACTGCCTGATACATATGGTGCCGATGCTTCAGTGAATAAGGCAAGAGCAACTAAAGGAGCTGCCAATGCCTTGTTATGCAAAGTTTATGCACAGAAGTCATCTCCAGACTATGACAAAGTAAAGCAGTATGCAGATGCAGTCATCAACAGCAGCGCAGGTTACCAACTGCTTGGCAACTATGCAGACTTGTTTGATGGAAACCATTATAACAATGCAGAGTCTATTATGGAAGTGCAGTTTTTGGGAAGCAATGAGGGTAACTGGGCTCCTCAGATGCACCTGCCACCATCTGTCTCTGGCGATACTTGGCGTAAGTTTACAACGCCTTCTCATGACCTGATCAATGCATATGATGCATTGGGAGACGATGTAAGGAAAGATGCAACAGTACTTTTTGAATCTGCTCCATGGGTGGATGAATTCTGGAACAACGAGATCAATTCAGAGATTCCTTTTGCTTACAAATGGAAAAATGCAAGTGGTTGGGCAAGTGCTGACCGTCAGTATATTTTCAGATTGGGAGATATTATCCTGATGAAGGCGGAAGCACTGAATGAGTTAGGGAATCCTGCTGGGGCTGCTGATTTGGTAGACCAAATTCGTGACCGTGTTGGTTTGGCGCTGGTAGATGCCGCTGATCGTAATGATCAGGCAGCTATGAAAAAAGTTATCCTGAATGAGAGAAGATTGGAGTTAGCACAGGAAGCCCAGCGTTGGGATGACCTTATTCGAAACGGAGTAGTGTTGGATGTGATGAACAATCTGAATGAGGTTGATTTGAGAACAGGAGAGAAGGTGAACTACAATGCAACAGAAGATGATCTATTGTTGCCGATTCCTCAACAGGAACTGGATAGAAACCCAGCTTTAGTGCAAAACTAA
- a CDS encoding glycoside hydrolase family 30 protein encodes MNRIKSYIAVAALASMVACSSEKSWEVAPPPSEDKGEVVGNASVWVTSGSKGRLFQKLDDVDIYSASTSSGTSITVDFSEKYQSIDGYGAALTGSSAYMIKNGLSTAKRAELLTQLFDPNSGIGISYLRLTIGASDFSLSDFTYNDLSAGQTDPEMSQFSIAKDKEEVVPVLKEILEVNPDIKIMASPWSAPAWMKSNNSLGGGSLESEWYGAYALYLAKYIEAYASEGIHIDAITVQNEPLHETSGYPTMKMEAEEQLVFIRDYLGPLFEEHSLTTKVILYDHNFDRADYPITILEDADVRKYVAGSAFHAYAGSVGSMSQVHFAQPDMGLYFTEVSGGEWATDFGSNLQWMMTNIFIGTGKNWSKNALLWNLALNENHGPTNGGCQDCRGVVTIKSDQSVAYNEEYYALAHMSKFVRPGAERVKSTLQGGQGIEHIAFINEDGSKVLVLFNSNATTVNADVLVGENQFSVALEGASAVTLLWE; translated from the coding sequence ATGAACAGAATCAAATCATATATAGCAGTAGCAGCATTGGCGAGTATGGTGGCTTGTTCTTCTGAGAAGTCATGGGAAGTTGCGCCACCACCTTCTGAAGATAAAGGTGAGGTGGTAGGAAATGCTTCTGTTTGGGTGACCAGTGGAAGTAAAGGCAGGCTTTTCCAAAAGCTGGATGACGTGGATATATACAGTGCTTCAACCTCTTCAGGAACATCTATAACAGTAGATTTCTCTGAAAAATACCAATCAATTGATGGGTATGGGGCTGCACTGACTGGTTCATCTGCTTATATGATCAAAAATGGACTCAGCACGGCTAAACGTGCTGAGTTACTTACCCAACTATTTGATCCCAATTCAGGTATTGGCATTAGCTATTTGCGATTGACCATAGGTGCCTCAGACTTTTCACTTTCAGACTTCACATACAATGACCTTTCGGCAGGACAGACAGACCCCGAAATGTCTCAGTTTTCAATAGCAAAGGACAAAGAAGAGGTTGTTCCTGTATTGAAAGAAATATTGGAGGTAAACCCTGATATCAAGATCATGGCAAGCCCTTGGAGTGCTCCTGCATGGATGAAGAGCAATAACAGCTTAGGTGGAGGCTCTTTGGAGTCTGAGTGGTATGGTGCCTATGCACTTTACCTTGCTAAATACATTGAGGCATATGCTAGTGAAGGCATTCATATCGATGCTATTACAGTTCAGAATGAGCCACTACATGAGACATCAGGGTATCCAACCATGAAGATGGAAGCTGAAGAGCAACTGGTGTTTATCAGGGATTACCTTGGTCCTCTTTTCGAAGAGCACTCTTTGACGACAAAAGTAATCCTGTATGATCACAATTTTGACAGGGCTGACTACCCAATCACTATTCTGGAAGACGCTGATGTGAGAAAGTACGTGGCAGGGTCTGCTTTCCATGCATATGCAGGAAGCGTTGGCAGCATGTCGCAAGTGCACTTTGCTCAGCCTGACATGGGACTGTACTTCACGGAAGTGTCTGGAGGTGAATGGGCGACTGATTTCGGCAGCAACCTACAATGGATGATGACCAACATCTTTATTGGAACAGGGAAAAACTGGTCCAAGAATGCACTCCTTTGGAACTTGGCTTTGAATGAAAACCACGGACCAACAAACGGAGGTTGTCAGGATTGTAGAGGAGTAGTCACAATCAAGTCAGATCAGTCAGTGGCCTACAATGAGGAGTATTACGCATTGGCACATATGAGCAAGTTTGTCCGTCCGGGAGCAGAGCGGGTGAAATCCACGCTGCAAGGAGGACAAGGCATTGAGCATATCGCTTTTATCAATGAAGATGGCAGTAAGGTACTGGTACTGTTTAACAGCAATGCGACTACTGTCAATGCAGATGTGCTGGTAGGCGAGAATCAGTTCAGTGTTGCTTTGGAAGGTGCATCAGCGGTTACACTGCTTTGGGAATAA
- a CDS encoding SusE domain-containing protein, producing MKKITTFLAYAALLILGFSCQDNDTMDPIGGWTLSAPTLDATLAGSTITLSEEALDPITVKWNAAQSTAGYLVTYKVLVSPENDTETIWFEKASDNAGKGTSISISHAELDDALSTAGLEVGTTTKVALTVVANSMETLTTDSQAFSVTRFETEAMPSSLYLFEDGEMVKALTKDGRSFISEGYLSLSAGKSYTLNTAEDQSGKNYSLSEAIGTTASPDGDKVEGSISFEEGGTDAFTVAKDQLYQISLDFDNTIVSWKYYNIKLFHWENWDGRDELLMTYETPNTFTLTATLKAGYEMKFNSPWDIQLGTETPDALSGNLINGGGENFTCITEDGEYTVTITVSEDYSVGTYQFVKN from the coding sequence ATGAAAAAGATAACAACCTTTTTGGCATATGCAGCCCTGTTGATTCTAGGGTTTTCATGCCAGGACAACGATACAATGGACCCTATTGGAGGTTGGACACTTAGTGCACCAACTTTGGATGCAACTTTGGCTGGAAGCACCATTACACTTTCAGAAGAGGCGCTTGATCCTATCACCGTAAAATGGAATGCAGCCCAGTCAACAGCTGGCTATCTGGTGACTTACAAAGTGTTGGTTTCCCCTGAGAATGATACTGAAACAATTTGGTTTGAGAAAGCATCAGATAATGCAGGCAAGGGTACCTCTATCAGTATTTCGCATGCCGAATTGGATGATGCTCTTTCAACAGCAGGACTGGAAGTGGGAACCACTACAAAAGTAGCCCTGACAGTTGTAGCAAACAGCATGGAAACCTTAACGACAGACTCTCAAGCATTCTCTGTAACGAGATTTGAGACAGAAGCAATGCCTTCATCACTGTACTTGTTTGAAGACGGAGAAATGGTCAAAGCATTGACAAAAGATGGTCGCTCATTCATCTCAGAAGGATACCTGTCATTGTCAGCAGGTAAATCATATACCCTGAATACAGCAGAAGACCAAAGTGGTAAGAACTACTCATTGTCTGAAGCAATTGGAACTACTGCATCTCCTGATGGCGACAAGGTAGAAGGGAGTATCAGCTTTGAAGAAGGTGGAACTGATGCATTTACTGTCGCAAAGGATCAGCTATATCAGATTAGCCTTGACTTTGATAATACAATTGTGTCATGGAAGTACTACAACATCAAGTTATTCCATTGGGAAAATTGGGATGGCAGAGATGAGTTACTGATGACCTATGAAACACCAAATACATTCACTCTGACTGCTACACTAAAAGCAGGTTATGAGATGAAGTTTAACTCTCCTTGGGACATACAGCTTGGAACAGAAACACCAGACGCACTTTCAGGAAACCTGATTAACGGTGGTGGCGAAAACTTCACCTGTATCACCGAAGATGGAGAATATACAGTGACCATCACTGTGTCAGAAGACTACAGTGTAGGGACTTACCAGTTTGTGAAGAATTAG
- a CDS encoding glycoside hydrolase family 30 protein translates to MKRYISIGLLALTTAACQPAEAPQEAKSEAKKNVPVNSKTVSVYTTAKDTDLKISKGEELVFGAYKQPVETEHFIYLDTAHHFQKFVGIGGAVTDASAEVFATLSEEKQQDFLKAYYDQENGIGYSLMRTTIHSADFGPGSYTYVADNDDELKTFNIEHDEKYRIPLIKKAMETAGQMLPLYASPWSPPAWMKDNNNMLKGGKLLPEFRQTWADYYVKFIQAYEAKGLPIWGLTVQNEPMAVQRWESCVYTAEDERDFVKNYLGPTLHKNGMADKKLIVWDHNRDLIYQRASTILNDKEAAKYVWGVGFHWYETWTGSGMNFENLKNVHEAYPDKNLVFTEGCVEKFKWDEMDNWALGERYGYSMINDFNNGTVAWTDWNILLNENGGPNHVQNFCFAPIHADTRTGELHYTNSYYYIGHFSKFVRPGAERIMSSSSRDNLLTTAFKNTDGSIAMVVMNKTDKEVTYKLVYGEKVLEAKALPHSISTLMLDQPQNL, encoded by the coding sequence ATGAAAAGATATATATCAATTGGACTTTTAGCATTGACAACAGCCGCTTGTCAACCTGCTGAAGCCCCTCAAGAAGCAAAGAGCGAGGCAAAAAAGAATGTACCTGTAAACTCAAAAACAGTATCGGTTTATACAACGGCTAAAGATACCGACCTGAAGATTTCAAAAGGGGAGGAGCTTGTCTTCGGAGCTTACAAGCAACCTGTAGAGACGGAGCATTTTATTTACCTGGATACGGCACACCATTTTCAGAAGTTTGTCGGGATTGGTGGGGCAGTAACAGATGCATCAGCAGAGGTTTTTGCCACATTGTCTGAAGAAAAGCAGCAGGATTTCTTAAAGGCTTATTACGATCAGGAAAATGGTATTGGCTACTCCTTGATGCGTACCACGATTCATAGTGCAGACTTTGGACCTGGCAGCTATACTTACGTAGCAGATAATGATGATGAGCTTAAGACATTCAACATCGAGCATGATGAGAAGTACCGTATCCCACTGATCAAAAAGGCGATGGAGACAGCTGGGCAGATGTTGCCTCTTTATGCCAGCCCTTGGAGCCCTCCAGCTTGGATGAAAGACAACAACAATATGCTGAAAGGCGGTAAACTGCTTCCTGAGTTCAGACAGACTTGGGCAGACTACTATGTGAAGTTTATTCAGGCATATGAAGCCAAAGGATTACCAATCTGGGGATTGACAGTGCAGAATGAGCCAATGGCCGTTCAACGTTGGGAGTCATGTGTTTATACTGCTGAAGATGAGAGAGACTTTGTGAAAAATTACTTGGGCCCGACACTGCACAAAAATGGTATGGCGGACAAGAAACTGATTGTTTGGGATCATAACAGGGACCTGATTTACCAAAGAGCCAGTACGATTCTGAATGATAAAGAAGCTGCCAAATATGTATGGGGTGTTGGTTTCCACTGGTACGAGACTTGGACTGGAAGCGGAATGAATTTCGAAAACCTGAAGAATGTACATGAGGCATATCCTGACAAGAACTTGGTATTTACAGAGGGTTGTGTTGAGAAGTTCAAGTGGGATGAAATGGATAATTGGGCATTGGGTGAGCGATACGGTTATAGCATGATCAATGATTTCAATAACGGAACGGTAGCGTGGACAGACTGGAACATTCTGTTAAATGAAAATGGTGGACCAAACCATGTTCAGAACTTCTGCTTTGCTCCAATTCATGCTGATACACGTACTGGAGAGCTGCATTATACTAACTCCTATTACTACATCGGACATTTCTCAAAATTCGTTCGTCCAGGTGCTGAGCGTATTATGTCTTCGTCAAGCCGTGATAACCTGCTGACAACAGCCTTCAAAAATACAGATGGTAGCATTGCGATGGTCGTAATGAACAAGACTGACAAGGAAGTTACTTACAAGCTGGTGTATGGTGAGAAGGTGTTGGAAGCAAAAGCATTGCCTCACTCGATTTCAACACTGATGCTGGATCAGCCTCAGAATCTGTAA
- a CDS encoding glycoside hydrolase family 30 protein, with product MNSINKKTLLALGLAASIWAGCDKQTVSHNGPSEVVVTTPDKTKLFEKQQTLEASLSENEEQVQHITIDTSKVYQEIDGFGFTLTGGSAYHINRMSPEARQQLLEELFGTKDGQVGFSYLRISVAASDLDFETYSYDDLPEGVETDPELKYFTLAKAREDLIPVLKDILKIFPELKIMGSPWSPPTWMKTNGDTRGGELKPEFYGAYADYLVKYLEKMEEEGIHIDALTIQNEPLHPGNNPSLLMHPEDQAEFIKNHLGPKIREAALSTKLIAYDHNADRPDYPITILNDEEANQYVDGSAFHLYGGTIDALSEVHEAHPDKNIYFTEQWIGAPGNFSKDIRWHTRELIIGGTRNWSRTVLEWNLAADSKLEPYTDRGGCNQCLGAITIDGDTVTRNPAYYIIAHASRYVRPGAVRVESNIPDHLPNVAFKTTDNKVVQIVLNDSDVDKQFDVNYGETKRQFKLEAGSVMTIVW from the coding sequence ATGAATTCTATAAATAAAAAAACATTACTGGCGTTAGGCTTGGCTGCATCCATATGGGCAGGTTGTGATAAGCAGACAGTTTCGCATAATGGACCATCTGAAGTAGTGGTAACCACTCCTGACAAGACCAAACTTTTTGAAAAGCAGCAAACCTTGGAAGCAAGCCTTTCAGAGAACGAGGAGCAAGTTCAGCACATTACCATTGATACGTCAAAAGTATATCAGGAGATCGATGGATTTGGTTTTACGTTGACAGGTGGCAGTGCTTACCATATCAACAGGATGTCTCCTGAAGCAAGACAGCAGCTGTTGGAGGAACTGTTTGGAACCAAGGATGGGCAAGTAGGTTTCAGCTATTTGCGTATCAGTGTTGCAGCATCTGATCTTGATTTTGAAACTTATTCATATGATGATCTTCCAGAGGGAGTAGAGACTGACCCTGAGCTGAAGTACTTTACCTTGGCTAAGGCAAGAGAGGACCTGATTCCTGTTCTGAAGGACATTTTGAAAATATTTCCTGAGTTAAAAATCATGGGATCTCCTTGGTCGCCACCAACGTGGATGAAGACCAATGGTGATACTAGGGGTGGTGAGCTGAAGCCAGAGTTTTATGGTGCATATGCAGATTATCTGGTAAAGTACCTTGAGAAGATGGAAGAGGAAGGGATCCATATTGATGCCCTGACTATTCAGAATGAGCCGCTTCACCCAGGGAACAACCCAAGCTTGCTGATGCACCCTGAGGATCAGGCTGAGTTTATCAAGAACCATTTGGGACCAAAAATCAGAGAGGCTGCACTGTCTACCAAGCTGATTGCCTATGACCATAATGCTGATAGACCTGACTATCCGATTACAATCCTGAATGATGAAGAAGCCAACCAATATGTAGACGGTTCTGCATTCCATTTATATGGAGGAACCATTGATGCTTTGTCTGAAGTACACGAAGCACATCCGGATAAGAATATCTACTTCACGGAGCAGTGGATTGGCGCACCAGGTAACTTCAGTAAAGATATCCGTTGGCATACACGTGAGCTGATTATCGGTGGTACACGTAACTGGAGCCGTACAGTGCTTGAGTGGAATCTGGCAGCTGACTCAAAGTTAGAGCCATATACAGACAGGGGAGGATGTAACCAGTGTTTGGGTGCCATCACTATAGATGGTGATACAGTAACAAGAAACCCAGCTTACTATATTATTGCCCATGCTTCGAGATATGTTCGTCCGGGAGCTGTAAGAGTAGAAAGCAATATACCTGATCATTTACCAAATGTAGCCTTCAAAACTACTGACAACAAAGTAGTGCAAATTGTGCTGAATGATAGTGATGTAGATAAACAATTTGATGTGAATTACGGTGAAACCAAAAGACAGTTCAAGCTTGAAGCTGGAAGTGTTATGACAATTGTTTGGTAA
- a CDS encoding SDR family oxidoreductase, which yields MAKILITGATGGLGSTVTAFLGEKLPTEDIAVMVRDSNSEKAVQFRQKGIEVREGDYDQPESLNEAFTGIEVLYFVSGNDLVARFEQHKNVVNAAKKADIKHILYTSSVRKNESEDAPLHLVVGLHAQTEELIKESGINYTLLRHNLYGEVIPMFIGDKAKLLESKTIYLPTGKGSTAFVSRRDLAEAAANILADAKAHENKIYEFNGSQTVTFEQIAQIISEVTGEQINYVSPTKEDFESTMASYGLPEGIIGMLTMFSLGIADGEFDQQVNDFEKILGRETQSMKDFLTAVYA from the coding sequence ATGGCTAAAATATTAATTACAGGAGCGACAGGAGGACTAGGAAGTACCGTAACAGCATTTTTGGGTGAAAAACTCCCTACAGAAGACATTGCTGTAATGGTAAGAGACAGCAACAGTGAAAAAGCTGTACAGTTTCGTCAAAAAGGAATTGAGGTAAGAGAAGGGGACTATGACCAACCTGAGAGCCTCAATGAAGCTTTTACAGGAATTGAGGTACTTTATTTTGTTTCAGGAAATGACTTGGTTGCTAGATTTGAACAACACAAGAATGTTGTCAATGCTGCCAAAAAAGCTGACATCAAGCATATCCTCTATACAAGCTCCGTAAGAAAGAATGAAAGTGAAGATGCTCCACTACATCTGGTTGTTGGCTTGCACGCTCAAACAGAAGAATTGATCAAGGAGTCTGGCATTAACTACACGCTTCTGAGACACAACCTTTATGGGGAGGTGATCCCAATGTTTATTGGTGACAAAGCCAAGCTACTGGAAAGCAAAACCATTTACCTTCCTACCGGTAAAGGAAGCACTGCATTTGTATCCAGAAGAGACCTTGCTGAAGCTGCTGCCAATATCCTAGCGGATGCCAAAGCTCATGAAAACAAAATCTATGAGTTTAACGGTAGCCAAACTGTTACTTTTGAACAGATTGCTCAAATCATTTCAGAGGTTACTGGTGAACAGATTAACTATGTATCACCAACCAAAGAGGATTTTGAAAGTACCATGGCTTCATACGGATTACCTGAAGGCATTATTGGTATGTTGACCATGTTTAGTCTGGGTATTGCAGACGGTGAATTTGACCAACAGGTTAATGACTTTGAAAAGATATTGGGCAGAGAAACTCAATCCATGAAAGACTTCCTTACAGCTGTTTACGCTTAA